In Anguilla rostrata isolate EN2019 chromosome 1, ASM1855537v3, whole genome shotgun sequence, a genomic segment contains:
- the tfb1m gene encoding dimethyladenosine transferase 1, mitochondrial, with amino-acid sequence MAASRKVASFRLPPLPTIGEIIRLYNLRAEKQLSQNFLLDLRLTDKIVRQAGNLKDAHVCEVGPGPGGLTRSILNAGAADLLVVEKDTRFIPSLQLLSEAAPGKVRIVHGDILTYRMDRGFPSNVARKWEDEPPNLHVIGNLPFSVSTPLIIKWLENMSNRDGPFHFGRTRLTLTFQKEVAERLTASTGSRQRSRLSVMAQYLCTVKSCFTIPGRAFVPKPQVDVGVVHFTPLAEPQIQQPFKLVEKVVRNVFQFRRKRCYRGIEMLFPEARRLELAELMLRTADVDPTLRPTQLTVPHFRALADAYGRLCAENGGLAAYEFRDELRRKRRGAAEDRGDEDVDDVD; translated from the exons ATGGCGGCTTCAAGAAAAGTGGCGAGCTTCCGCCTTCCCCCTCTCCCGACCATCGGAGAGATCATCCGACTGTATAACCTACGGGCGGAAAAGCAGCTGTCTCAGAACTTTCTACTGGACCTGCGGCTCACGG ATAAAATCGTGCGGCAGGCGGGCAACCTAAAGGACGCACACGTGTGTGAGGTAGGCCCGGGCCCTGGCGGTCTGACCCGGTCCATCCTCAATGCCGGCGCCGCCGACCTGCTGGTGGTGGAGAAGGACACCCGCTTCATCCCGAGCTTgcag CTCTTGTCAGAGGCGGCTCCAGGAAAAGTGAGGATCGTCCACGGAGACATTCTCACCTACCGGATGGACAGGGGCTTTCCCTCAAACGTCGCCCGGAAGTGGGAGGACG AGCCGCCCAACCTGCACGTCATCGGGAACCTGCCCTTCAGCGTCTCCACCCCCCTCATCATCAAGTGGCTGGAGAACATGTCCAACCGAGACGGCCCCTTCCATTTCGGACGCACCCGGCTCACCCTCACCTTCCAGAAGGAGGTCGCGGAG AGGCTGACTGCCAGCACGGGCAGCAGGCAGAGGAGCCGGTTGTCAGTGATGGCGCAGTACCTTTGCACGGTCAAGAGCTGCTTCACCATCCCCGGCCGAGCCTTCGTCCCCAAACCTCAG GTGGACGTGGGCGTGGTTCACTTCACTCCCCTGGCTGAGCCCCAGATCCAGCAGCCCTTCAAGCTGGTGGAGAAGGTTGTCAGGAACGTCTTCCAGTTCCGGAGAAAGCGCTGCTACAGAGGAATCGA AATGCTGTTCCCGGAGGCGCGGCGGCTGGAGCTGGCGGAGCTCATGCTGAGGACGGCCGACGTGGACCCCACCCTGCGCCCCACGCAGCTGACCGTCCCCCACTTCCGGGCGCTGGCCGACGCCTACGGCCGGCTGTGCGCCGAGAACGGCGGGCTCGCCGCGTACGAGTTCCGGGACGAGCTGAGGAGgaagcggcgcggcgcggccgAGGACCGCGGCGACGAAGACGTCGACGACGTCGACTAG
- the LOC135253025 gene encoding uncharacterized protein LOC135253025 — MASAGVQIFAFILALLGIFGATVATLLPNWKVSADMGANIITAISQMQGLWMDCTWYSTGMFSCTLKYSVLALPAYLQTARTTMVLSCVLAALGLCLASLGLKCTRWGGGRRAKRRAALAGGSCLVAAGLLCLVPASWFIDEVISSFLDSNVPESSKFEPGGAVYVAFVSSGFLFLGGAVFCVSCSGKRRGPRADPPALAPPDKLLQQQQQHQQLQQHHHQQQQLQHQQHLQQQLQQQQQLQQQQQQQQFQPQFPQHLLLQPPLPPPQHQYCTLSPLDNRAATACRITCSRTPPPPRPRPRPPPRSSDFPGNHFPRRREERRQRRRRRRRRRREKDLGAFLRIPPLSSPLLPSPLPPPPPLLHIAKRRRYSPEQTGGERRPRSSPRARRSGTANRRLAADTAES, encoded by the coding sequence atGGCGTCGGCCGGCGTGCAGATCTTCGCCTTCATCCTGGCCCTCCTGGGCATCTTCGGCGCCACCGTGGCCACCCTGCTGCCCAACTGGAAGGTGAGCGCCGACATGGGCGCCAACATCATCACCGCCATCTCGCAGATGCAGGGCCTGTGGATGGACTGCACCTGGTACAGCACCGGCATGTTCAGCTGCACCCTCAAGTACTCCGTCCTGGCCCTGCCGGCCTACCTGCAGACGGCCCGCACCACCATGGTGCTCTCCTGCGTCCTGGCCGCCCTGGGCCTCTGCCTGGCCTCCCTGGGCCTCAAGTGCACCcgctgggggggcgggcggcgggccAAGCGGCGGGCGGCGCTGGCCGGCGGCTCCTGCCTGGTGGCGGCCGGCCTCCTCTGCCTGGTGCCGGCCTCCTGGTTCATCGACGAGGTCATCTCCAGCTTCCTGGACTCCAACGTGCCCGAGAGCAGCAAGTTCGAGCCGGGCGGCGCCGTCTACGTGGCCTTCGTCTCCTcgggcttcctcttcctgggcGGGGCCGTCTTCTGCGTCTCCTGCTCGGGCAAGAGGCGGGGCCCGCGGGCGGACCCGCCCGCGCTGGCGCCTCCGGACaagctcctgcagcagcagcagcagcaccagcagttgcagcagcaccaccaccagcagcagcagttgcagcaccagcagcacttgcagcagcagctgcaacagcagcagcagttgcagcagcagcagcagcagcagcagttccaGCCGCAGTTCCCGCAGCACCTGCTGCTCCAGcccccgctgccgccgccgcagcACCAGTACtgcaccctctctcccctggaCAACCGGGCGGCTACAGCCTGCAGGATTACGTGTagccgaacccccccccccccccgcccccgcccccgacccccaccGAGGTCCTCGGATTTCCCGGGAAACCATTTCCCCAGACGGAGGGAGGAGAGacgacagaggaggaggaggaggagaaggaggaggagggaaaaggaCCTTGGCGCCTTCCTCCgcatcccccccctctcttctcctctcctcccctcccctctcccccccccccccccccttctccataTCGCCAAGCGGCGGAGGTATTCCCCCGAGCAGACGGGCGGCGAACGTCGCCCCCGCAGCAGTCCGAGGGCGAGGCGGAGCGGGACGGCTAACCGGCGGCTAGCCGCAGATACCGCCGAGAGCTAG